The Pyrus communis chromosome 5, drPyrComm1.1, whole genome shotgun sequence region gttgaaaagttttgtcccgttacttgatctctgaatgattttttttttttgcgattttttggtGATGCGATCTCGATggatatacaaacaagtttgacggttggatcattcaagttagtttcgtagaatttgTATcctatcaagttcaatggtgtgtgtgtatatatatatttattacgtagatttaaatttatttattttgtacgtataacacttaaaAAATTTAATGGTATGTATGATATGAATGATTTGTAAAGATAATTGTTAGGGTCAAAGCACATAACAACTAAAGATtatacataacaaaaaaaatcgaATCAGAACCCTCTATTAAAATTAGAAATCAGTAGAAGACAAAATTTAATTGCACGAATTGCTAGCCAGTGCTATTTGAATGTACCATGCATGTCACTCACAATTCTAAACTTTAAGAAAACActatttaacaaattaaaaggaGGCGCGCGGGGGATAAAAGAGCGGTATCAACATAGACGCGCggagttggaaaaaaaaattaagaattaagcGCACGAAGCGGTTATCTCTCTCCGTCCTACTCCTTCTCCCTCTCCACCTCCATCTCCGTCGCTGCAAATAGACAGACCGACAGCCTCATTCCGGTGGAAATCGAAACCATCGTCAAAGTCAAAGCCTAAACAAGGTTTTTCCCTCCTAATTGTCATCTTCAATTTACGTTTCTGATGGATAAACCCATTAGTTTTCTGTGTAATTCTCTTagggttttcatttttctttttcgattCTTTTGCGAGTATATTGTGGGTTCTTCCCCTTCTAATTCTCATCTGCAATTGTTTTACcttccattcaatttttttactggaatatatatatatatatatatatatatatctctctctctctctctctctctctctctctaaatttgtTCAATTTTCCTATACAGAGGGCGGTTACAAGGCTGGGCTTATATACTGAAGAATCTGATTatattctctcatcatttccCAATTTCATGATGCTGAATATCAACGTGATGAGGACTATAGTGAGAATGGTGATACTTAAGGATATTTTATCTATATTATAGTAATGTCGAAATGAAAATAtagatttttttgtattttgtaactAAACCGAATTGTGAACCttacattattttatattacatGAATTTTATGTTGTTCCTACATTAATTCTTCATTCTCGCCCCTTCTCAATCTCTTAAGCTTGCTTGTTTATGAtggttaaaaatattattaaaaataaatgtgaataaaaattagaaaatattggACTTGACATGTTTTGTCGGCACAAAAACAATTAGCCGACAAATGTTTTTGTTCACAAAAGATTCAACCAACTAATTATTTTGTCTACACAAGTAATTTGAGCCAACAAACCAGTTTGTTGGCATAGGACTACGTAGCCGAAAAACCATTTTGTCGCGACAAGATTACTTAGCCGACAAAATGTTTTGTTGCGACAAGATCACTAAGCCGACTAAGCCGACAAATAACTTCATCGTGAAAAAACATGTGctgacaaaatattttgtcacaatgttgttttggtGACGGGCACAGTTTGACGGCTGAGATTTGTCGCCTTAAAAATGAGCCAACGAAATATTAAGATTTGTCGAGAAAGATCTAGCGTGACATGCTTTTAGCGACAAAATTGCCGACAAAATTTTTCGTTGGGAAAGGCTCTTCGCCGACGAAGTTTGACTTTTGCCGACAAACTAATTTTGTCAACAAAGTGGAAATTTCTAGTAGTGTGTTGTGGAATTGAAAAGGGTATGGTCAAGGGTCATGAGATTAGTAACGCCGGAGTCAATAATCCAACCTGTATGAAATTAAGGCTATGCCCGTGTTACATGGATCGTCGTTTTGTTCTTGCGAGGCAATTGAATTTAATAGAGATAGCTGATGGGCCAAGTTGTCCGGGTGCGATTCCATAATCTGCTTGAAGTCTACAGATGGGCCCAGGACTTTTGCTTCGCTAACGTCAGCGGTTTTGCTAGCGCCTTCAAGTGATTTCTGCCCCACCAGACTTTGGGCTTTAGGCTTTGCCACCTTGGCTTGTGCGGCTCTTCTATTTGTTTTTCCCTGACCTCGTTGATTTCTAGGCAGGTTTGTTGACCATGGCCACAGATGGGCCACTATCACTGTCCTTTCCTCCAAGCATGGTGGTTTTTCTTTGTGCTTCACGCCGAATGGTGTTGAAGCACTCTTCTATTCCAGGGACGGGCTTCATTAGTAAGAGAGTGTTGCGAACTGCATCCAAGGAGTCATCTAGTCCTGCAAGAAAATCATTCTTGCAAGGAATCATCCTTTTGAAGATCCTCTTTTCTGCTCCTCAAATCAGCAGCACATATCATTCTATTTGGACGTCGCTTGTCCATCTTGCCACAAGCTTTTTAGTTCTGCGAAGTATAGATTTATTGGGTGTCCGTTCTGTTTTGTCCTTGTTGCTTTGCACCTCAACTCATAACACTGAGATTCGTCAGCTCCGTCAAATAACATCTTAGTAATGCTTTACCCAATATCATGAGCAGTCGGTAAGTCAATAAATAGCCATATAAGATGCGGCTCCATGGTTTTCAGTAACCAAGCCCGGACGATAACATCCTCTGTATGCCATTTAGAAAAACCAGGATCGGTTTCTTCGACAGCCGAAATCTGCCCATTGAGATATCCCATCTTCTTCAAACCCGCGGCATCTACCTCCATCATCTTTGACCAAATTTTGTAGTTTGAATCCCCTAACTTGAATCCAAACGGCAAAGCACCCAGATTTGGGATTTCATTCGAACTCGACATCGGGACTGTGGCTGGAATCACGGCCCTTTCTTCAGCCATAGCAGTAGCGGTTATGGTTTCggttttctttgtcttttctGGGTTTGGGATTTATGTGCACGTCTCTTGTCTCGAGACCTTGCAGTCGGGTCTTAGTCAATCAACGGAAGCTTTCACGTTGGCAGTACACTGGGATTAAGGTTTGAGAAAGAAGAGACAAGCCTAAACCTGCTATGGTACCATGATAAAATTGTAGTTTAAAGTTCTAATAATTCTCTGTATTATTCTTCTTCTCCCGTTGGGAGGTCTATATACAACTCCAATCCTTGTGATACAAGGAATATTAAACGATTTACAATCAAAGTAGGAAACACACCTACATCCCTAATCCTCCTAGGACATTGCCTATATTCCTAATCCTCCTAGGACGTTGACTCACACCGACACTCACCACATACAGAGGTTTTGCTATTGTTGAGATGGGTGAAGGGGAGTGAGAGTGAGTTAACTTCAGCTGAAGGAGTTTGATTCAGAACAAAAACTGAAATGGCGGGGCATTCCCGCTCCATTGTTAAGAAACATGAACACATTCATCTAACATGCAAGGGAGTTTGGCCTGTAATACATAGATTGCATGTGTTTTTTCATATAAAAGAGAGAATTCTGCAAGGACAGCTAATGCCTCCCGCTATAACCGAGCTCACTATCCATATTTATTGCAACAAAGCTTTCTTCTGCCTCTCCCATGTCTGTTTTCGCAACCACAAATTCTACCTCCGCAACAGTTAGCCAAGCCTTCAACCTCTTGATCTCAATATCCCAAGCATCCACATTATTTCTCAGCTCCGTTACATGTCGTTCCCTTTCCACAAACTTCTTCATACCCAAAGCAGACTGAACATGAGGCTCCAACCAAGCCAAGTCAAATTTGAAGGTTCCGAGCTCCTCCCATAAAAGTTGAAGGTGCTCCTCACAGGGATCCTCGATCATATCCTTACCCTTTGTAGTCTTCAAAAAGTGCAGGAGTCTACCCAAAGCTGTGAATGCCCATTCAGTAAACACAcgacttttcttcctttggcacTCGATCAATGAAGGATGCAACAAACAGACTTCCTCTAGAAATGGAACATAATCTTTGTCTATTTTCCCTAAACCCCGGAAATCCATGAGCTCACCAAGTGGGGTGGAGTGTGCTAGCTCATGTTCCTTGACTATGGGAGATTCAGCAGGGCTATCGTTGGGCTCAGGGCAATATTGTTCAGAGCTTGGTTCTTCCTGGAAAGCAAGCACTTGATAAGAACTGGATGTcgtaagtgcttttgaaaagattggagcttgcaaCGAATCAGCAATTGTTTGCTTTTGTGCAGAACTTGGTGAATCCAGAAAAGCAAGCACATGTGGAAATTGCACAGCGTCCACATTTGAATGTCCTTGCCTTTCATTTTCGTTCTCTGAGGGTTTTATAGGTGTAAAAAACCAAGTTTCATGGACTTCAGAAGCACTCGTGTAGTCAACCTGACTTACAGCAACCTCGGCTTCCAGAACACATGCATCATTCACAAGAAACCCTTCGGTGCAATCAGAAAGTTCACTTAGAGGCATGAATGATGTGAAGCCCCAATCACTTTTACTTGCGCTGAACACATGTTTAGTTTCTGTACAATCAAACAACGGCGGATTACAAAACATTTCTGTCATAGAAAAATTGCTACTGCAACCGATGCCATAACCTAAAGCCGACAGACAATTGTTTGGTACGGAAGTCTtgtgaaaaatgaaaagtaaaaactgCATAGAATGCAATCAAAGTGCCAGAAACACCAACAAGTGCACAAACGTGAAATAAACAAGATGAAGAGTGTGGAGTGTATATAAATTACCAAATGTTATGGACTTATCACTGTCAAGTTGATTGACGACGGTCAAGGTGAATTGGGCATATCTGCTCCACCCAGATGACAATGTTGTAGCATCTGCGACATTCAAATATATCGACAGGTCGTGCTTTCCGGGATTTCCACTGCTTCCCTTTGGATATACAACGATCTGCCTGAgataaacaaccaaaaaaaaaaagacatttagGCTAAATGATTTAGCATCTTCACAAGTAAATTTTTCATGTTATTATTACATGCATCTATCTGAAAGCGAACATGATGGCTTGGCTACTTTTGGTTATCATATCTGGTTTAGTAATTCTTCTTGTTCAGTAATTTCTAGATTAAACTTTGACATGTGGTTGATCTTCGttgtaatttgtttatttttttgggtcaaaccGAAAAATAGGGATATAAGAAACTGAAGAATGTCATTGATTCAATCGGAGGAGAAACTAAAACATACGTACCATTTAAAATCACCGACGGCGAAACCCTCAGAGTAATGCTTCTGGGGTCTCAACCTTGAGAATTTTTCAATCCTCCATGTGAAGGTTACAGATACAAGCTCCCCAACTTGCTTTTTctccattttattatgcaactcAAAAGCAACAaactaaacaagaaaacaccaaaTTATCACACAGCTGAAACTTGTTCTTTATAGTGTGTCCTTAtactgtgtgtgtgtatatatatataatatgaactAGTTGTGGCATGGCTGTCAAGATATTTACAGTATTATATTCAAATGGGTAGGATGCTGTCCTCAGTTTTtagtaaacaaaataaataaaatgcaaacATCATATTGAGATGGACTTTACGTTCTATTTTTTGTTGTAGAGTAATACTAATGAGACCGCACTATGCCTACTTAGTGACGAAGGTATACATGAAGGTCCGGCGTTGTTGGTTAAATCCAagttttaaaaggaaaactaatgaaaaatttaaatatatttagttttaatgaaaaaagacAAATACATGTGTAGTAAATAATACcaagaaaaggtaaaaatatgatttttcgttaaaagtaaatagtatcataaatgtttcattaaaactacCATTTTTAAATGGAGCAAAAAGTTATGGCGTGCTCTTCCGGAATTACAAATCCTACCACCCAGCTAAGATACTAATGATGATTGCTGTGCTTTGGTGGGTAAGGACGTACATGATGACCAATGTGAGGCCTATACAAAATCATATCCCTATCATCAAATGGATAACTCCGGCGATTCAGATGCTCAAACTAAACTTTGATGGAGATAAAGGCTGACCTTGGTTTTGTTAGTCGACATGCAGGTGGTTTATCTACTATTGCTTGGGTGTTAACCAGTTAGTAATTTAATATGACGCTAACCACTAATTTGAGTGTGTAGCACAAATTAATCTCATAACCTTAACTATTCATTTTTCATGTCATTATTCATAGATTAACTTTGTCAAAATGTACTCAAATTAGAAATGGTTTAGAATTATTGTGAAGATTTTATTGTTTACCGACAACACCTTATTCATCTATTTATCAGGTAACATGTTGATAAGTGAGAGATCCACGCATCGGCAATAACGTGGAACCAATGGAACTTACCCAACACGCAGGGCCAAGGGGCCCAACATCATCATGTGGGCcaaggggacccacccatcaTACGGCATTACGTATTAGCCAGCTCCCTAGCCTTGTTACCAAGTACAAAATTATCAAAGAAACGAGTCAAATGCTCACTTCTAACGATATCGATATTGTCCGCAACTTGATGACTACCACCTGCATAATCCTTCAAGTGtaggattttatcacaaaaaagcCTTGATATTAGTTGGAATGAGGTTAAGATATTTGAACACTTCTTTTCTCAGAGACCCAACCGATGTGGGATTTCAACAACCAACATACGATAATATCGTAtcgtttgctaaaaaaaaaaacaaaatccaacATATTGCATAAGTAGGCATTGCcaagtttttattaaataatacgatattatttacactcagGGCCAGTCCGAAGAGTTTTAAGGCTCCAGGCGATGCCAAAAACATGCCCTAACTTTAggataataaaaattattcgTTTTCACACACAAGACtttgataaaattatacttagaaaaccacttcaaagttcaaaatcaataatttagaaacacatAAAAACCAATTAATTTTGTAATGAGAAAAGATAACCAAAAAACTTCAggcttacaagtagatagatgaTGAATTTTGTTTCCGTTTATCTaaacttttaaattatttttatatgaatCGTGAggtgtttttcttatttactaaccatGTCAATATGGGACTAAAATAGTAATCatatttttgagtcttaatatatatgtataagcAATGAATGAAGACCAAATTAAACCTAGTATTGGCAAAGGcatatatacattaatttattGAAGGCTAATGCTAGGAGACCAAATTTTGAagtcaaattttgtaaaccatataATGTGATTTTgtattgaattattacttaaatgttgactaacatacttattttctatttgtGACACGTCAtatagtttgcaaatttggtgtACTTAGTATTACTCTTTGTTGATGGTTAGACTTTGCAACCCACATAACTACTAACTAGTAATTATAATCAAACACGaggtacaaaaaaaattaacaaccaaacaaaagtatataaaagttggaaagaaaaaacacacacaTTACATTTTGAACCCAAAACCTTCTCATTGATTTTAATTAGCAAAAACCACAAGTTCTTATTAGACTTCTTGATCATtggaccaaattttttaaatttatactcctataaaaagaaattcataaaatttgaaaattttggaaatttatactcctataaaataaagaaaaacacatGATTTTGAACCCATAACCTTCTTAATTTTAAGGAGTAGAAACCATCTCTTGTTAAACTTCTTAatcatttaatcaaaatttaaaaatttatactcttataaaaacatatatgaaTATACCGTCCTAAACCCTTTATACTCTTATGAGAACATATATGAATATACCGCTTAATATTTTTTGTGCCGCCCATTGTTTGGGGCACCAGATGATCGCCCTGCTCACACTTGCCAGGCTGACCCAATCTACACTAAGGGATAGAAAAGTGAGTTAAGTCTCACAACGAACTTAGCAGAGTGTTAACGCCTAGGCATTAGGCCTCTGCCCCTACCCGCCTCCTGACCAATGCCTTTGAAACCTTGCTTCTGCATAcacatgaatattaaaaaatatttacataaaaacactgCAAGTACAGCTAACGTTGTGATACAATCATTTACAATGTTGCCTTCCTCCAAAGCTCTTCCCCAGTTACTTCAACTTTAGACACTGACGAATTCCAGTCTGCTCAGTTCAGCGATCAGCGTCGCTTACTCCCCGAATCTGGCCGTCCGACATAAAAAGCATTATGATGCCTGCATTTTTTAAGCAGAGTAAACATGACTAAATTTTTCATACCGTGCAGTTTTCAGGGCTCTCGATAAAAGCCCTGAAATATAATCCTTAATGCCCTTGTGCCACAAGAATTAAGTCAAAACGATGGAGAAAGGGAATAAAAACAACCAGCAAGAacagaaggaagaccaagcagATTTTCAACGAATTTAACGACcctaaatcatcaaaattaaacCCACATAAGCAAAATACTTAACATCAAATTAAGGTGAAAATTCTCATACCGGTTGACAAGTGACCGCTCAATAGTATTGGAGCTCTCCACAACAGGGATTTTGATGGTGTTCAGATGGAGGGGGTTTGGTTCATAACAAAAATTGCAATGGAGGGGGCTCTCCCTCACCGTGGCTTAAAAACAGGATCACCCTTAACAAGGGAGTTTTGtctgtaatacatatatacattgCATATGGTTTTCACATCGAAGGGAGAAGCAGTACGGCTAACGCCTCCCACCATAACCAAGCTCACTATCCATATTTATTTCAACAAAGCTTTCTTTGGCCTCTCCCATGTCTCTTTTCGCATCCTCAAAATCTAACTCTGCCAAATTTAGCCTAGCCTTCAACctcttgacttcaatctccAAAGCATCCATACTATTTCTCAGCTCTTTTACCTCTAGTTCCCTTTCCACAAACTTCTTCATACCCAATGCGGACTGAACATGAGGCTCCAACCAAGCCAAGTCAAATCTGAAGGACTCAAGCTCCTCCCATAAAAGTCGAAGGTGCTCACAAGCATCCTTGTTAATATCTGTACCCTTGTTAGTCTTTAGAAAATGCAGGAGTCTACCCAAAGCTGTGAATGCCCATTCAGTAAACATAGGACTCCTCTTCCTTTGGCACTCGATCAATGAAGGATGCAACAAACAGACTTCCTCCCGGAATGGAACAAAAGCTTTGTCTATTTTCCCTAAACCCCTGAAATCCATGAGGTCGCCAACTGGGGCAGAGGTTTTTTGCTCACGTTCCATGCCTATGGGAGATCCAACAGGGCTATCATCACCCCCAGTCCAAATTTGTCCATCACTTGGTCCGTCCCACAAGGCCAGCACTTGAGCAGAACTAGGTGTCGTAACTGCTACTGAAGAGATTAGAACTTGCTCAAAATAAgcatttgtttgcttttgttcAGAACTTGGTGCATCCTGAAAAGCAAGCACCTGTTCAGAAATAGGCGCTGTAAGTTGTACAGCTTCCACATCTGAATACCCTTGCCTTCCATCTTCATGGTGTGAGGGCTTTATAGGAGGACAAAACCAAGTTTCCTGGACTTTGGCCATATAGTCAACCTGACTGACAGCAACCTCAGCTTCAAGAACACATGTATCACTCACAATAAACCCTTGGGCGACATCACAATGCTCACTTAGAGGCATGAATGATGTGAAGCCCCAATCTCTTTTACTTGCGCAGAACACATGTTTAGTTTCTGTAAATCAAAATAAGAAAAGCATAGCTCATAGGCAATTAAAGAAATATAATAATGGAAACTCAAGTAGACATGCTTTCTGAAGAACTAAATAAATCTCCCTTCTATGGGAAAGTAAAAGTTAccactcttcttcctctttaatttttttttccgagAAGAAACCAAAATCTTATTACGAAAATTATCAAATTTACAGCAGCAAAACAATTAAGTTAAATTAGAAGACCAGACATTCAAGCTTCAAACCACACTCAAACAACTTGCTGCAACTTCCCAGTCCAGCAACCATGCTGGCGATTGCCATGCATGGATAACTCCCTGAACTCTACATTGACAGAAGCCcaaagatttgacataaaaCTAACTCTACCACAAGCACACCTACCCCTGAACAATCCTGAAAAATCCTCCTAGTTTCACCGTTTCTATCCCCAAAAAACGACCATCACCCTTCAACCTCAGAGTTTTGACCTTCATGCCTTTTCCGATGACCTTGAGAACTGCATACTTAACCATTCCTAAAATACCTTTTGGAATCGCCCAATTTACCTGAGCCTAATTTCCACCAATCATCATATCTGAGACTTAGTGGGACGCTGTATGTCCAGAACAAACAAGAGAAACAAACTTTCATATTTCCATTCTTTTTTCCAGCGAGTCCCCTGTTCCATGAAGTACAAAAATTGCTACTGCAACTGATGCCAAAACCTAAAGCCGAAAGACAACACTTGGCACGAAGGAGTCTTGCGAAAAACATAACAAGTGCAGACAAGGCAATCAAAGATTGAATTGCAATctaaagtaaaataataatattcgaGCAAATGAGAGCCTGAATGAAAGCGAAACCAACAGAAATGCACCAACATAATTGTGAAATAACCAAGATGAAGTGAGGGCATGTAACTTGCCAACTGTTATGGACTTATCATATTTGACTTGGTTGACGACAGTCAAGGTGAATTGGGCATATTTACTCCACCCAGATGGCAACACTGAAGCATCCGCAGCTTTCAAATATATCGACAGGTCTTGCGTTCCAGGGATTCCGCTGCTGCCCTTCGGATATACGACAATTTGCCTGATGATTAAAACAACATGTACATCTTATAAGGAAAGTGATTTTCGCACTCCTATTTTAATCTGGACGGGTCCAGAAGGAGAACAAAAACAAGGTTTGATATTTATATCAAGATTTCAGAAAGATGGGTCATCGGCCAACTACTAATCAAACGTATACTGTCCTGCCCTCTACTTGCATCTTACCAAATATGCATAACAAGTCTCAGTGTGTCGTTACAAGAATCAAACAACCGAAGTGCATATATACAAGAATTAAACAACCAAAGTACATAAATACAAGAATCAAACCACCAAAGTACACATataaacaaaaatcaaaccaaaaaacGAAATAAGAAAACGAAGAATGTCGTCGAGTAataatttgaagaagaaagtgaaacaTACCATTCAAAGTCACCGACATTAAAACCATCGGAGTAATGTTTCTGGGATCTCAACCTAGAGAATTTCTCAATCTTCCATGTGAACATCACCGATACAAGCTCCCCAACTTGTTTTTTCTCCATTTGTTTCTTCTGCAACTCAAACGCACCGAACAATCtataaaacaaacaagaaaaacaccAAAGTACATATTTATAAACTAACATTTAACACccagaaataaaaaagatacaAAGAACACATACCTTCTTCAAATGAACGAATCAAACTTGGCACTTGCACATAGAGTGAGAGAGGGGAAGAGGCAAGAGGATGAGGCAACGACTTATCTGCAGGTTTCTTCAGATATAATTCGTGGCTCCTGTTTTCTCAGGAGCAAGTGAGCATTACAAGATGCCGTGGCAAACAATAAGCCACACACCGCTCAGGTCTCACTGAACAGAAGGACAGTAGTGGACCTCATGATTGGAAACAAAGCAGTCGCCAATCACAGGAGCTGCCATGTCTACAGTCTACAGTATCTAGGGAAATTTACTGCCGACGGGATATTTTGGAGGACTGTTCggaagattaaattttttaaattaaatttataaactaaatgatgtaatTGTAGAatattggattattaattaaatgtcgattaacatatttattttttatcggtaacacatcatttagtttgtaatttgatttcaaaatttggtctccctaataTTTAAGCCCGTTTCAAACGGGCCGGTCcaattactttttcttttttcggttTTGGAATAGCACCGATCTGCTCCTCAACCTTCTCGAGCTCGTCGGGATTAGCCTCCACATTGGCTTGTAATTTCCGACCTGAACAAAcaccactattctaaaaatccctgcctaggcgctaggccgtTGACCAccgtcccgattaatgcctagacgtttgaaaattaagaaagagccCCTAG contains the following coding sequences:
- the LOC137733570 gene encoding uncharacterized protein — its product is MEKKQVGELVSVTFTWRIEKFSRLRPQKHYSEGFAVGDFKWQIVVYPKGSSGNPGKHDLSIYLNVADATTLSSGWSRYAQFTLTVVNQLDSDKSITFETKHVFSASKSDWGFTSFMPLSELSDCTEGFLVNDACVLEAEVAVSQVDYTSASEVHETWFFTPIKPSENENERQGHSNVDAVQFPHVLAFLDSPSSAQKQTIADSLQAPIFSKALTTSSSYQVLAFQEEPSSEQYCPEPNDSPAESPIVKEHELAHSTPLGELMDFRGLGKIDKDYVPFLEEVCLLHPSLIECQRKKSRVFTEWAFTALGRLLHFLKTTKGKDMIEDPCEEHLQLLWEELGTFKFDLAWLEPHVQSALGMKKFVERERHVTELRNNVDAWDIEIKRLKAWLTVAEVEFVVAKTDMGEAEESFVAINMDSELGYSGRH
- the LOC137735653 gene encoding uncharacterized protein, with the protein product MEKKQVGELVSVMFTWKIEKFSRLRSQKHYSDGFNVGDFEWQIVVYPKGSSGIPGTQDLSIYLKAADASVLPSGWSKYAQFTLTVVNQVKYDKSITVETKHVFCASKRDWGFTSFMPLSEHCDVAQGFIVSDTCVLEAEVAVSQVDYMAKVQETWFCPPIKPSHHEDGRQGYSDVEAVQLTAPISEQVLAFQDAPSSEQKQTNAYFEQVLISSVAVTTPSSAQVLALWDGPSDGQIWTGGDDSPVGSPIGMEREQKTSAPVGDLMDFRGLGKIDKAFVPFREEVCLLHPSLIECQRKRSPMFTEWAFTALGRLLHFLKTNKGTDINKDACEHLRLLWEELESFRFDLAWLEPHVQSALGMKKFVERELEVKELRNSMDALEIEVKRLKARLNLAELDFEDAKRDMGEAKESFVEINMDSELGYGGRR